The Candidatus Methylomirabilis sp. sequence GCACCCGCTCCCGGGATCGGCGCGCCATCCCCTCCCTGCTTCCGCCCTTGGGCCAGCAGTTCCATCTGTCTCCGCGGGACGCCTTCTTTGCCCCCTCGGAGTATCTGCCGCTGACGAAGGCGGAGGGGCGCATCAGTGCTGACATCGTGACCATTTATCCCCCGGGGGTGCCTGTTCTTGTGCCCGGCGAAGAGGTAGAATCTTCAGCCATCGATTACCTGCGCTCGCTCGCCTCCTATGGCGCGAGGATCGACGGGGTCCTGGAACTGGATGAACCTCAGATTCGCGTCCTGCGTGATTAAGCTTGCCCTCTCAAACTTTTCCATTGCTTTTTCACGACCTTTTCCGTATATTTTGCCGTCCGATTTTTCCTGAGGCGTCGCCTTTCATTGAAGGGACGAGCAACACATCATGAATAAAAGCGTGACATGGAAGTTCCTCTCCCTTCTGCTGGTGACGGTCATAGCCGGTTACTACCTCTTTCCCACGCTATCCGGCCGGTCGTCACTCCCCTCGCTATTGCCGCCGTTGCTTCCACGGGCTGAGCGACTCAATCTTGGCCTCGACCTGCAGGGGGGGATGCACCTGGTGCTGGAGGTTGTGACCGAGAAGGCGGTAGAAAATACCGTTGACCGGCTGATTGCCGAATTACGTCGGGAAACCGAGAAGGAGAAGATCCTCGTCGAGCAGATGACTCGCGAGGGAAACGACCGGATCAGGATCAGGCTTCAGGCGAAGGAGGGTCTGGAGGGCTTGCGCCGAATCCTGAAGAGCTATAGCAACCTACAACAGTCCGGTGGTGCTGATCCGGCTGAACTCACACTGAGCCTCACATCGAGCGAAGTAAAGCGGATCCAGGAGTCCGCCCTCCGACAAAGCCTGGAAACCATCCGGAATCGCGTCGATCAGTTCGGCGTATCCGAGCCTCACATCGTACAGGAAGGGGACCGGCGGATCGTAGTTCAGCTCCCAGGCATCAAGGAGCCGCAGCGGGCGATCAATCTGATCGGCAAGACCGCCCTTCTGGAGTTTAAGCTGGTGGCGGAGGATGCCAATATTGCTGAGGCAGTGGCGGGAAAGGTCCCGGAGGGCGACGAGCTTCTCTACGTACGTCGTATGGAGGAGGGGGAAAAGGTCAGCAAGACCCCCCTTGTCGTGCAGAAGCGGGCCATCTTGACGGGTGATCTGCTCACCTCGGCTCAGGTGCAGATCGATAGCCAGACCAATGCGCCGGTGGTCTCGATAGCCTTTGATCAGGAGGGCACCCGTCTCTTTGGCGAGGCCACGGCGGCCAACGTCGGCCGACGCCTGGCCATCGTTCTGGATGACACCATCTATTCGGCGCCGGCCATCAGGGAGAAGATCCCAGGCGGCAAGGCCCAGATCTCCGGAAGCTTCACCATGGAGGAGGCCAGGGACCTGGCGATCGTGCTGCGAGCCGGCGCGCTTCCTGCGCCTGTCAATATCATTTCGAATCTGACGGTTGGCCCATCCTTGGGTCTGGACTCCATTGAAAAGGGTGTGCGGGCTGCGATTCTGGGCGGCGTCCTCGTCATTGCCTTCATGGCAATCTACTACAGGTTGTCTGGTGTCATCGCGAATTTTGCGCTGCTCTTGAATCTTATCTGGTTGGTGGGAGCGCTGGCCAGCCTCAGGGCGACGCTGACGCTGCCTGGTATTGCGGGCATCATCCTTGGGATCGGGATGGCGGTAGACTCGAACGTGTTGATCCTGGAGCGGATCCGTGAAGAGCTCCGATTAGGCAAGGCAGTCCGGTCGGCCATCGACGGTGGCTACGATAAAGCATTCCTCACCATTATCGACTCCCACGTGACGACGCTGATTACCGCGTTTGCATTGTTTTTGTTTGGGACGGGGCCGGTGAAAGGGTTCGCGGTCACCCTGAGCCTCGGGGTGATCTTCAACTTGGTGACCGCCTTGACGGGGACCAGGGTGATCTACGATTGGATGACTCGGCGGTGGCACCTGAAAACACTTAGTATCTAAGGATGTTGATGGTTCATAGTTGAGAGTTCGTGGGTAGAAAATCTCTGAACTATGAACTGTGAACAATAAACTTGCTATGATTGAGATTCTCGGTAAGACAACGATCGATTTTGTCTCTTGGCGGAGGATTGCGTTCGCAGTTTCCACTGTTCTCTGCCTCCTGGGAGTTGTCGCGATCGTTCAGATCGGGCGAGGCGCGGCGAATCTCGGGATTGACTTTGCCGGCGGTACCTCTGTTCAGCTTAAATTCAGTAAGCCGGTGGATCTTGGCCAAGTCCGGACGCTGCTGACGGAGAGCGGCCTGAAGGACAGTGAGCCCCAGCAATTTGCCGGTGGAGACCGCATCATGGTTCGCTTGAAGCGGGCGGAGGGCAGCCAGGCAGGAATGGCTCAGCGGGTACAGGATATCTTTTCGAAAGGATTGCCTGATAATCCGTTTGTGGTGGAGGGGACGAACGAGGTCGGGCCGGCCATCGGGAAGGATCTTCAAAAAGCCGCTCTGTGGGCCATCGCCATTTCCATGCTCGGCATCATCGCTTATATCGCCTGGCGCTTTGAGTTCAAGTTCGGGGTGGCAGCGGCCATCGCCACCCTACATGATATCCTAGCTGTTCTGGGGTTTTTTTATGTGTTAAACGCGGAGATCACCCTCCTCATTGTCACCGCCTTGCTTACCCTCGCCGGCTATTCGTTGACAGATACCGTGGTGGTCTTCGACCGAATCCGTGAGAATCTTCGAGGCCGACGGAAAGAATCGCTGGGAGACGTCATCAACATGAGCATCAATGAGGTCTTGAGCCGGACTATCGTGACGTCGCTCACGGTCCTCCTGGTCTTACTCGCCCTCTTCATACTGGGTGGGGAGGTGCTCCATGATTTTTCCCTTGCGCTGATCGCCGGTGTCTGCATTGGTACCTACTCTTCCTGGTTTGTCGCCTCCCCCATTGTGTATGAGTGGCGTACGTGGGAGCGAGCCAAACTGAAAGCTCCCCCCGCCAAGGCTAAAGCCAAGGGATAAGCGGTAGTCGCAGATCCCCCGGTGCGGGGGTCGTTTCGACTTTTCCCTTGACAACTCAACTCGCCATAAGGTAGTACCTCCAATAAGATAGGGATTGGTGCGATACAGTTGTCAGCTTCACGCGCCAGGATTCGCGTTTCACGTAAGAGCCCTGCGAATGTTGAAAATGACACCTGAAACCCGGAATATGGAACCTGGAACCTCTCATTCGTATCGAGACATCGCCGAGGCGGTATTCCGTGAGAGCGCCGGGCTCCAGCTTGCCTTCCTGGAAGGCCACCTGGACCTGGTGGTCCGAACGGCGGTAACCATTGCGGGGGTCCTGCGGGCCGGACGGAAGATCCTGGTCTTCGGTAACGGCGGAAGTGCCGCCGACGCCCAGCATCTCGCCGGCGAGCTTGTGAACCATTTCCTGCTCGATCGGCCTGCGCTGCCTGCTATCGCCCTGACGACCGACGGTTCTATTCTGACCAGCATCAGTAATGATCGGGAGTTCGCTCAGGTCTTTGCCCGCCAGATTGAAGCCTTGGGCTCTGCCGGCGATGTTGCTATCGGGATCAGCACGAGCGGTCAATCTCCCAGTGTCGTGTGCGGGATAGAAACGGCAGGCAAGATGCAGCTCTGTACCGTCGCGTTCACCGGCGGGGATGGGGGAAAGCTCGCCGGGCTGGCAGACTATGCATTCGTGGTCCCCTCCCAATCAACACCCAGGATCCAGGAGGTCCACGCGACACTCGGTCACGCCCTCTGTCAACTGGTTGAGACCGAGCTGTTCGGCACATCGTAGGTAAGGAGGAGCCCGTGGAAAGAGGGAAGAGATGGATTGCTCTTGTCGCGTTCAGTATCTTCCTTGCCGCCAGTATGCCGGTCTGGGCGAGGTCTTCGCGTCCCGCAAGGAGTCGAGAAGATCTTACCCTCCCGTCGACATCGGAACTGTCCGTACAGCACGCGCAAACAGGTCATCCCGCGGACCCGCCTGTGCCGACACGGCAGACAGGACGCTGGAGCGCCACCTCTGATCTCGGCTGGTTTCTGACCGATCCTGATCAGTTGAGTGCAGCGTCAGCGATCCTGATGGATGCCGATACAGGCGCGATCCTGTTTGCCAGACATCACATGGAGCAGCGTTCCCCGGCCAGCACAACAAAGATCATGACGGCGCTCCTCATCCTGGAGGAGGGGCGGCTTGATGACAAGGTGGTGATCAGTGAACGAGCGGCTGCCGTTACGGGAACCGGATTGGGACTGAGACGCGGCCAGCGAGTTGTACTCAGAGACCTGTTGTGGGCGATCCTGCTCAAATCCGCGAATGATGCCGCATTGGCGGCGGCCGAGCACGTCGGTGGGAGCGAAGAGGGATTTGTCGAGAAGATGAATGCAAAGGCAAACTCTCTCGGGATGCAGGGAACCCATTTCGCCAATCCTCACGGGCTTGACAACCCGGATCACTACTCGACCGCCCATGACTTAGCGATTCTCGCCCGCCAGGCCTTACGTAATCCGACATTCGCCCGCATGGTGCAGACCCGAGAGGCTCGGCTCGCTATCCTGACGGGGCGGAACGGAAAGGTGGTAAAGCGGAAGGAGCTTCGAACGCACAATCAACTTCTCGGGCAGTTCTTCGGTGCGGACGGCGTCAAGACCGGCTATACCGAACGGGCCGGTCGCTGCCTTGTGGCGTCGGCCACGCGGGGCGATCATCGACTGATCGCTGTACTGCTCAACGATTCCCGTCGATGGGCCGAGGCCGCAGCGCTGCTGGAGTATGGTTTTGCCGCCCTCGGCGGCGTGGCGCCTAGCCTTGGTGTTTCCGATGGGGGCTCCGCCGACACGCCGAAAGGCGAAGGGGGTTAACACCGCCTCCTCGCCGTTTGCCTGCCACTTGCCTTTCTCTAGGGTATAGGGTATAGCGTATAGGGTATAGGACAAAGTAACGCCGGGGTTTCCCTCAACCCTCTACCCTAGGCCCTCAACCCTCCACCCTAACCCCTATACCCTATGCCTTTCTGCTGAGGGGTGTCGGATAATGGCAAATATTGAGGGACGCCTTCAAGAGCGGGATGCCTGGTTAGCACTCGGTCTGATCCCCGATGTTGGCGCGGCGACGTTTCACCGCCTGGTCCAGGCGCTCGGGTCAGCCGAAGCCGTACTCGGGGCAAAGGCCGAGGCGCTCGAGCAGGTTCCAGGCATTAGCCAGCAGATCGCGCGAGCTGTTGCCCGCTTTCCCTGGCGAGACGCCCTTGACCGGGAGTTGCGGGTGATCGAGACGAGAGGTCTCGGTCTAGTACGGTTTGGTGACGAGCGATATCCGGAATTGCTGGCAGCCATCTATTCTCCTCCGCCGGTCCTCTATTTGCGGGGTACGATTCAGCCGAAGGATCGGGTCGCTGTCGCGATTGTCGGTTCCAGAAAGGCAACGCCGTACGGCAGCGCGATGGCCGAGCAAATCAGCGGGGAGCTCGCAGAGCGCGGGGTCACGATCGTAAGCGGGATGGCTCGTGGGATCGATGCCGCAGCGCATCGGGGGGCGCTGGACGCTGCCGGCCGGACCATCGCAGTGCTGGGATGCGGACTAGGGGTGACC is a genomic window containing:
- a CDS encoding D-sedoheptulose 7-phosphate isomerase, which gives rise to MEPGTSHSYRDIAEAVFRESAGLQLAFLEGHLDLVVRTAVTIAGVLRAGRKILVFGNGGSAADAQHLAGELVNHFLLDRPALPAIALTTDGSILTSISNDREFAQVFARQIEALGSAGDVAIGISTSGQSPSVVCGIETAGKMQLCTVAFTGGDGGKLAGLADYAFVVPSQSTPRIQEVHATLGHALCQLVETELFGTS
- the secF gene encoding protein translocase subunit SecF gives rise to the protein MIEILGKTTIDFVSWRRIAFAVSTVLCLLGVVAIVQIGRGAANLGIDFAGGTSVQLKFSKPVDLGQVRTLLTESGLKDSEPQQFAGGDRIMVRLKRAEGSQAGMAQRVQDIFSKGLPDNPFVVEGTNEVGPAIGKDLQKAALWAIAISMLGIIAYIAWRFEFKFGVAAAIATLHDILAVLGFFYVLNAEITLLIVTALLTLAGYSLTDTVVVFDRIRENLRGRRKESLGDVINMSINEVLSRTIVTSLTVLLVLLALFILGGEVLHDFSLALIAGVCIGTYSSWFVASPIVYEWRTWERAKLKAPPAKAKAKG
- the secD gene encoding protein translocase subunit SecD yields the protein MNKSVTWKFLSLLLVTVIAGYYLFPTLSGRSSLPSLLPPLLPRAERLNLGLDLQGGMHLVLEVVTEKAVENTVDRLIAELRRETEKEKILVEQMTREGNDRIRIRLQAKEGLEGLRRILKSYSNLQQSGGADPAELTLSLTSSEVKRIQESALRQSLETIRNRVDQFGVSEPHIVQEGDRRIVVQLPGIKEPQRAINLIGKTALLEFKLVAEDANIAEAVAGKVPEGDELLYVRRMEEGEKVSKTPLVVQKRAILTGDLLTSAQVQIDSQTNAPVVSIAFDQEGTRLFGEATAANVGRRLAIVLDDTIYSAPAIREKIPGGKAQISGSFTMEEARDLAIVLRAGALPAPVNIISNLTVGPSLGLDSIEKGVRAAILGGVLVIAFMAIYYRLSGVIANFALLLNLIWLVGALASLRATLTLPGIAGIILGIGMAVDSNVLILERIREELRLGKAVRSAIDGGYDKAFLTIIDSHVTTLITAFALFLFGTGPVKGFAVTLSLGVIFNLVTALTGTRVIYDWMTRRWHLKTLSI
- a CDS encoding D-alanyl-D-alanine carboxypeptidase family protein; translated protein: MERGKRWIALVAFSIFLAASMPVWARSSRPARSREDLTLPSTSELSVQHAQTGHPADPPVPTRQTGRWSATSDLGWFLTDPDQLSAASAILMDADTGAILFARHHMEQRSPASTTKIMTALLILEEGRLDDKVVISERAAAVTGTGLGLRRGQRVVLRDLLWAILLKSANDAALAAAEHVGGSEEGFVEKMNAKANSLGMQGTHFANPHGLDNPDHYSTAHDLAILARQALRNPTFARMVQTREARLAILTGRNGKVVKRKELRTHNQLLGQFFGADGVKTGYTERAGRCLVASATRGDHRLIAVLLNDSRRWAEAAALLEYGFAALGGVAPSLGVSDGGSADTPKGEGG